Sequence from the Panicum virgatum strain AP13 chromosome 5N, P.virgatum_v5, whole genome shotgun sequence genome:
CATGTATTTACATGGATGCATGACACTTTCCTTTTTATCGAGGTTTTAAACAGCGTTTATAGCGGCCTTGAAGTGTTGTGCCAGAATAGACTGTACCACTTATTGCAGCATGTATCACACAGCTCTAGATAGCGATAGAGGATCTACAGAATCCATAGCTGGCTATTTAAGACCCCGCTATATATAAGTATTATAATAATTTGTAACCAGAATGAATgttgaggtggaggagagagtaagagaaaaaaaaggagaagcgAACTGTAAACTTATAGCAAATTTTGACATAAAAATCAAGAAATTTTGTGAGAAAGACAGCAGTTTCGACGCAATAATCAAAAAACTTTGTCAGAGAGACAAGTAGACCCATGCAAGCATCCGGCTGTATTGTTAAGCTTACTCTTACATTGCATCCATGTGTCCGTACTACTACTAAATTCTGCGGAGCCTACCCAAAATAAAAGCTTGTGTAGCCATATGCCCAGCTCCGCAGCGCCCTGATATTCTTGAGCTCCATGTGCTTCCAGCTGGTCTTGTTGCGGAGATGCAGGCCAAAGGGTGTCTTCAGACATCTACGGCTAAAATTGGCTGTGACACCACAAGTTCCTATATCCTAGTTCTTGAAACACAGACGACTACCGAGTAAACCTGGCATTTTGCACCCATCCTGTTTCTCCGTTTCCCCCCTCCTCTTCATTTTTCCCTTGGCATTTCTGGGCTTTGTGTTCTGATTTGATTTCAAAATCCATCAACTTAAACTGGGCCGCACGGTCCTGTAATCCAGCCCATCCTCGAGCACTTTGCAGCCCAActcgctccgcggcggcgagatgTTGGATGGATAGGTTACGTGTGGCGTAGCTGGCACCTTGGTCCCCGGCGCGACACGAGTCCGTCGCCCTGGCCACTATGACCTGAGGCCCCGTTCCGTCGGGGACCCACACGCCAGCGACGCATCGACCGACGGATCAAACAGCCGCGGCCCGTTAGCCGTAGCCGTTTCACGGCCGACCTggtccccccaccccacccctccgccgcggcgttCCGCCATTGCTCCCCCGCGGCAAGGAAGGAGCACGGGAGCGAGCTTTCCCTGCAAGACACGGAGGCAACCAGACAGACACTGCAGAGGGTGGAAAAGCGAGGCGAAAAGGATGCAGCAGTTGTCTACTCCGATATGCTATTGCTTCCTCTCCACTAAACCTCCGCAACTGCCAGCACTAGCGCTGCTGCTGCGACCGTCCCCTCGattcgcctccgcctccgcctacGGCCCTGgctccgcggcgcggcgcctcgGACCCCCGCCCCCTCCGTCCGTGGCCTCTGCCATGCGCCGGCGCGGTCGCCGCAGGGTCGCGCCCTCTCCGGCCGCTGCCACCGACGGCCGGGAGGCCGCTGCCCCTGGTTCGCAGGAAAAGGTGATGCTCTGGTGCTGACGCTTCTCTTCCCCGGGGCGGGCGGGCTGCACTTTTATCTGCGTCATCTGCTTGGCACTCCCTTTGTGTAGAGCTCAATTTGATTTCGGGGTTCCTAGTACTGGAGTATTGATGCCACCGGTTTGTAGATTTAGAGTTGCGCACTTCCACTGCATTGGTAGATTTCGCAGCGGGCTGTTTTCGGCTTGTGATGTCAGGTGTGAGGTTGGAGTTGGGTACTAGATGCAAATAAACCTGTTGGATGTCATTTTTGTTTTGACCACTTTTTAGATAGGTACGGAATTAATTTAGGTTCAAATTTGGATGCGTCATTGTTGTGATGTCGTCTTAATGTGCTTCAACTTTGTTGGATTAATGTAAACTTCACAAGGTCAATCCACTATCCTATTCTGAATGTGACTCTAGCTTGTGCATATGTTCTAATGCTCTACGAATatttatcctttttttttctgtggAGAGGATGTCAAAATTTAGAAACCATCACTTACTTCTGTTTCAATTCATGCAAAGGCATGTTTAGTGATCCTAGATTTAACTTTGATGTTATTTCTTTGCTGGGTTGCCATTTCCCTGTGCGCTGATGAATGTGCATTCATCTTTTTGGTGTCATGCCGGTACTTGTAGAGGGCTGGTACAGATCTCAAGACACTAGCTACAAGATTTTGGAAAGTTGCTGCCCCCTACTGGTGGTCGGAGGACAAAACCCAAGCAAGGCTGAGGCTTGCTGCTGTGTTTGCCCTCACATTGGGAACCACAGGGATTAGTGTTGGATTTAACTTCTTGGGTCGTGACTTCTACAATGCCCTTGCTGGTATGTTTTGGTGTTCTGTAGTAATGACATTTTCAGGCTACTCGCTAACACATTTTGGGGTTCTTCTCTTTTGCAAGATAAGGATCAAGAAAAATTTACCCAGCAACTTCtctactacttgggtgcatttgctggAGGAATTCCGGTGAGCATATTGCTGCTCTTATGTAGGTATTGCTCTTCATGCTGTTAGCCTAATTTCAACTATTTGTATCACCTCTGGATAAGACTTCATTTCACTTTTGGTGaccaaaaggaaaaagaactcCTGCCAAGATAATAAATGCTCCTTTCCGAGGCTATGTAATATTCAAAAGTTTTGATAATTTCATAGCTGTGCCAAAGACACCAGCACATTACTGGTCATTTTTCTTGTCTGAAATTAACACGGCTTTCTCTTCCTTCAACAATTTGTCCCATCAAAAGTCATACAAGCAAGCATTTTGTATTTGCCGCACTGAATGGCCGCTAAACTGCCAGTTTCTTTAACTTCGTTCCGTttgttcggggggggggggtcacatACTTTCTTTGCTTTGTGTCTCATGTTACATGGTGTGCAACTGTGTTCTCTGTAGACTTGATTTTATAACTTTTCAGTTCAACTTATCAAATTCCTGCTTCCACTATTCTGCAGTTCTTTGTATTGAGAGATTATGCAAAAGAAACCCTTTCATTGAGATGGCGATCTTGGATGACAAGTTATTACATGAAGCGTTACTTCAACAACAGAACTTTCTATAAGATTCAGTCTCAATCAATAATTGACAATCCGGACCAAAGGATAAACGATGATCTCAGCGCATTCACTGGAACAGCGCTTGCATTTTCTCTCACATTTTTTAATGCTGCTGTGGACTTGGTATCATTTAGCAACATCCTTTACGGAATCTATCCACCATTATTCGTTGTTCTTGTTGTGTACTCTCTTGGGGGCACTGCTATTAGTGTCTTCCTTGGTAAGGTAAGATACTAGTAAGCACTATTTATCTCTAACTTGCATTGGATTTATTACATTGTTCGACTATTTTCTTTCTTCAAAGAATTGATACTTCTTATATATGCTTTAATCAACAGAATTTGGTCAACCTCAACTTCATGCAAGAGAAGAAAGAAGCTGATTTTCGGTATGGACTTGTCCGTGTTAGAGAAAATGCTGAATCAATTGCTTTTTACGGAGGTGAGGAAAACGAATTGCAACTGTTGTTGGATCGTTTCAGGAGGGCTTTTGACAACCTAAGTGTAAGCCACTGCTGTCCTTTCACCATATGCAGTTGTTCATTATTTCATTGTTTGTTCTGGCACTATCAAAATCACATCTGAACCAGTTACCATCAGGTGATGTTCCAGCCTAAGCCTATTGACAGTTGGATTAGAGTGTGAAACTTGGATACCAACCACAATCAGATCGCATAGAACTTGCTCATTTTCAATGTTTCCTTCAATCAGGTTACATTTTGGCATTAAAAATTGCTGCATTGAGTAAATTTGTTAATAATATATTTACCATGCTGCAATAGTAAAATTCTTATTCAGACTACTACTGTATTAAAATACTGAGCGAGCTATATTTTAGATCTCAAAACCAGTTAATGATTGTATGTATGCCTGGTCACTTACTAGAGTAATTGGCTCTGTATTTCTATTGTTCTTGAAGTGGCACTCTCTGCAGCtccttatttatttttatttttttaggcaGAAACATTGACTACAAACTTTTCATGTATTTCATATGGGTTTATGTTATGTTGCAGGAATTGTTGATAGCTTCTCGGAAtctggaatttttcacaaatggTTATCGGTATTTAATTCAGATTCTGCCAGCTGCAGTTGTAGCTCCAATGTACTTTTCAGGGAAAATCGAGTTTGGAGTAATCAACCAATCAGTGTCTGCTTTCAATCATATCCTTAGTGATTTCTCTCTCATTGTTTTCCAATTCCAGTCGATTAGTGCATTCTCAGCAGTTATCGATCGTCTAGGTgacctccctcccttcctccctccctcccctccctccctccctccctttgaTAACTTGAATGACATTAAATTCTTCATCGTAGGTGAATTTGATGATCTATTGGATGGAAATGCATCCTCTCTATCATCCCAAAGCGATAGCGTTGATGGGATCAACATTATTTTCAAGAGCAGCAGGTCTTCTGTTAGTTTTAATGGATCACTAACACAATCTGATCCATGCATGGTTCTAGAGATCCGcaatttgacattgataacgCCGAGGAGTGGAAATGTTCTTATTACTGACCTCACTTTGGAACTAAAAGACAAGGACCACCtactggtactggtttctttaAGTGTTTGTATATCAGCAGAATAAATGTTAGTGCTGACACCTGATCAGGATGACATGCTTATCTTCCCCTTTAGGTGATGGGCCCTAGTGGAAGTGGCAAAACCTCGCTCTTGCGTGCTCTGGCCGGCCTCTGGACTAGTGGTAATGGGGACATCATATACCATGTGAGAGGTTCTATGCAGCTTCAAAATTCAAATGTAAGttctgatgagccatacgatatGAAGTTAGAGGGTGAAGAAGTACTACAAAATTCCAAGCAAAGAAGAGACAATGGCATATTCTTTGTCCCGCAAAGACCATATATGGTCCTGGGCACACTTCGTCAGCAATTACTCTATCCTACATGGAGTGAAGATGTTCATCATTCACCAAATAATGATGCTGAAAGTACAGGTAACTATCCTTATGCTGCTGGAAACAGTGATTTTCTCATAAATAAAGAACCATAACATAATAATAAAAAACATTACTCAGGTGATAATATCAATCTTCCTTTCTATTGTTTGTGCCAGCATAAGTTGTTGTTTTTAATCTGAACTCAGTTGGATATCGTTGGGCACTTGGGCATGTTTGGCAGAACTCCAGCTTCAAGAATTTTTGGAAATGCCCATCCCTAGCTCCAAATATATTCTTAGAATATTGAGGGCATTTGGTTGAGCCATTTTGTTCTTGTTTTGGATTGAACACAGTGGTTTAGATTACTTCATTTTATTCTACAAACTCTATATTCTGACAGTGGATCTCAGAGTTGTAGCATTGCCAAAGTCAAATAGGCCCATACACTGATAGAcatatttcaatttttttatgagAGAACATGCTATGTTTGTTGATGAATACCTGCATGATTTGCCCATTTCACTATGGCACCTGTACTGAGGGTGGTTTCTGATAAATATTTCATCTATATTTATTGAATTCATCATGGTTTTGGCATTCTGAAGGTTTCTGAAGGAAATGATTCAATTATACATGTATAGCTTGTGTGCATCTAACATGTTCCATTTGTTTTCATAGCTCATCATTGATACTTGCTTTCAGTTTACAAATCTTCCTTTTGGTGTGACTTGGATGCTGGGATGAGTGCTATACATGTATAGTTTAAGTGACCCATGTTTGTTGTAATCAGTAATCAGTTTAGATGAGCTTAATGTTTTTAGATAGCATATAAACCCAAAGGCACGGAGCCTAATAAGTTTATGTTAAGTTAACATTTTGAGGGAAGTGAGGACAAAAGTTAGAATTTTGGACCTGTGGGCATTACAGTCTAAAGACAATAGGTACTGTAGAAGCTTAATGTTTTTGGATGATTAAAAAGAATAGGTACTGTGATATCATACACAATATCAACATGTTTGGAAGAGGTCAGGGACCAACACTATGGGGATAGATTGGAATTTAGCAAGTTCGTGTTGACCAACACTGTAGAAGCAAAAAACTCAATTGGATGATTCTTCTGCCTTTCCTTATTCGTATTGTTTTGCACGGACGATTCTGTTCCTAATATTGGTGTGCATGAgtaaaaagggcgtacccagtgccgtaggcttcccgcactgtgcggggtctggggaagggttgtctttaagccccaagccttacccacacaaatgtgcagaggctggggctcgaacccgggaccttccggttacagacggtaggctctaccgctgcaccaggcccacCCTTCTTATTGGTGTGCATGAGTActacaatttttgtttttgttagtGGATGTGTGGAACAAAGCAATTGTCACAATTTTTGCTATCAAGTGTGAAAGCATTCTGGGCCCCAGTTCCTAAAATATGCATGCATTGCTAAGTTGAAGTTCTTTCTGTAAAATACCAGATCCTCTTCCGTTTCTATCTGAAGTTTCCACATCAGATGGAGTCGGTGCCAAGCCAGAGATGCCCTCCACTGCTGAACTGATCAGAGTGCTTGAGGCTGTCAAGCTGGGCTATATATTGCCTCGTTTCAATGGCTTGGACTGTATGCATGATTGGGCCAGTGTTCTTTCTCTTGGGGAGCAGCAGCGTCTTGCATTCGCTCGGTTATTGCTTGCTAAGCCCACTTTGGTCTTACTGGATGAGTCAACAAGTGCACTAGATGAAACAAATGAGGTTATGATTCTCATCCTGCTGCTATACTCGTTTTATTTTAATTATGGGAATGCTAGGCTTAGATTTACATCCACTGAACTTCAGACATGTTTTTGCCCTGTTACAGAGGATGAAAAGGGGAAGGGATTGGTATTCTAGAACATTGTTTTTATGGGGGAGCATATCCTGTGCAAATAGTGGGCGCCTACTTTGATGTCAATTCTGACTGGTTTTATTGTCCCTCAGGCTCATCTATACAGTCAGATCGAAGCTGCAGGCATTACTTACATAAGCATCGGTCACCGGAAAACACTTCTCAAGTTCCACAACAAGGCCCTGTACATTACGAAGTGCGAGTCGACACATAGTGATCTACGCAACTGGGAGCTAAAGACCACAACCCAGATTTCAGTTGAAGATTCATCTCCATTCTCTTCATAGCATCTTCAGCTTTTGGCCCCTGTTTGCCCCTTCCTCAGTTTTCGTCCCACGCTTGGCCCCAATCAGAAGTATGTCCCACAACAAGCTGAAGTTGGactgccgggggggggggggggggggggggggcgtcacCATTCAGATGGATCGTCAAAATTACTGCCATGCTACGATCCTACGACTGCCGACCCGGGCCGCAGGGCAGGATAGCTATCTTCCCTTGTGCACTCAGACATTAGAGGTCATTCGTACATAATACGGATGCAAGTAGTACTTATGATCTTGGTGTGACCACTTCTTTGATCTGTATCTGAACCTCCTCATAGTTTAGAAGTTGCAATGGAGTCGTTGCGCTCGATTTTTACTCAATTTCCTTGTTTCAAGCATGTAGTAGGAACTTCAAGATTGGCGTGACAATGTACTTTTGGAATCCATGAAGCTAGTAGATGATGAAATTAATCACTTGGATTACTAGAAAGGGAAAAAGTATGAGATGGCCTGCTCGGGTGCTGGGCCGATTTCTTCCACAAATTGGTGTGACATGGGCCTATTTCGCGAGCTTAGAAGTTTCACTCACTCTCCAGTCTCGATAACCTACATACTGATACTGAAGGTGATGAAATCTGAATCCATCGTAACCGGTCCACGAGCGCTGAACGGCCCAACAACACTAGTCTACCTCCTCCTCGCTATACCGGTGCTTCCaactgccgccgccggaactgttcgcccccgcgccgccgaccACCTTGCTCGCCCCCGCGCTGCCGGCACGTCCACCTTCGAGGGCTCCTCCTTGGAGCCGCTGCCGCCATCGACCCTGCTCGACCCGCGCCACCGGCCGCAACCACAGGAGCTAGCTATGACTCTCCTGCCGCAACCACAGGCCAACATTTGTCCTCCacgcccggccggcggctcccgccgccccgcccacaAAACCCGCCACCTCCGGCCGCTGCACTGCTGCCGCAGACCTCTCTCTACAGTTGACCACGCTGGAGACAACTCACCCCAGGCCCCAGCAGCTTAGGACCCCAACCCCAACCCCGAACCTCCTGATCAGCCCCAATTGGcagcgagcagcggcggtgcaagagcaaggaggaagaagcttACCTTGGTTGATCGTATTAATGCGCGAACAAGGATTGAAATCCTCGTCTGGGTTACGACCGACTTacgagattttattttgcaaaaagtGAATCTGATGAAACCCTATACATGCATGCTCGTAGCTGTTCAGTTGTCGCATGGAGAAAACTAGCTAGTCTTGAAGGTCCATTTTTAATGAGCCGAGTTCATTGAAGCTACTGTCGGGACTATAATTAGGGACATCCTAACCCAGGGACCAAATCGCCCTCAAGACGCAAAACGCAATCAGGCAATCGGGCTCACAACGCCCGAATCCTCTTCAGGTCCCCAAGAGGTCCAATCCTCGCTcggcccgcggcccagctccgcGGTACAGCCCATCTGAGGCCCCCTCAGACCCGCGGAGcgatctccgcttcgctcgaggtctctccgccgagaccctcgacaGCGCACCGCATCTCCGAcacgctcgagggtagcggaactACCCTCGGGAGAGCGAACtaactctgcctcgctcgaggctaccCCTCGGCAGACGGAGTTAGCGATCCACCTGCTCACCAGCCCGTtgacggaggcattaaatgccaaccactccgccGCGGAGTGCGGAGTCGGACGACGTCAGGCCACCATGCCGCACATcagctgtgaccggagtcccgtccgccaactccggtcactgctccgccatccccggCACTGttgcgacactgtgggaacctgcgatacCCTGTGCAGACGTGCCCGACACTGCTCCTGCCATTGTGCTGCCTACCCCTCGTACTTTTTCCTCTGCAGAACCCTCGACGGGTGTGGGCGCAACCCTCGGACGGGGTACGGATCTTGACCAGAGCAAGACCcccgcctgcaggaccctcggcgcTCCGCCATGCCACACCACAcatggaggacggtaccctccaCAGCGACCACCACAACGCTCACAGGAGCCATCAGGACGCCAGCGCGATCTCCGCGAGACCAGGGAGCCGCCCAGGACAACTGtcacgcccggcgccataccccacagtgtactttccacagcgctcgaccactgcaccccgcGATTCGgagagaagacgacgacttccgcgatctCCCCGTACATAtactccgcccctccttgagtctataaaaggaggaggcgggctccttCGCAAAGGGGCGATATCATCTCGTACACAACCCGCACACACACACGCTCTCCAGAGCTCGATATTGTCACTTGCCTCAACCACTTAGTAGAGATCTGGGagttttcctccctctctcgcctcgcttgtaccccctactaaaagtactccggtgcaagatagtacagtgccctcgcacacccttgctggacgtacgaccccgcggccggaaccaagataaacccgtgtgttactgtgttacctcttgcatcaaccatctagggttAGGGACCACGcaacatcatcactagttggtgccggaccgccgggtctggacaccgacagttggcgcgccaggtaggggtagCGCTGCGTGACTTTTGTCTTCGTTCCCTCTTGTTTCCTAGATGGCGGACGGGCCACACCTGCTCCCGGCAGGAATGGTGCTCCGGTTCGGGAGCCTCGACTTCGTcgcgaccggcaacggttagGACATGGAGCTCCTCCCGGCCAGAGCCAACCCTGACACTCCGACTCCACCGCCCCGACGCAGAAGGCGCACGGGCCAACGCGCACGACAAGCGCGCATAGAACGGCACAGAGCtgctcgccacgccacccccaCGAGGGTCGAGGCCGGCGTGTCACCGCCTGCCGTCGCAGCGGAGGGTGTCATCGCTTCTTCACTATCGAACGCGGCAATGGTGCCCCCCCCGAGGAGGCGCGGCTACACCGTcaccctttcccttcgggatgtgCAACGCCGCTGCGACCTACGCCTCTTCGGTCAGCACAAGCATGAGCGCGTACGAGGTCTGCCGGGTCACCACCTcctctcgatccgcaacctcatcgcgtcatcaCCCGACGACTCTTACCCTGACACTGCGGGCACGATTACCGATGACATAAACTTCTTCATGGGCAACTTCACGGCCCCGGAGTGGGACTTCTCCGGGGTCCGTGACCTCGACGCTTTCCGGTCATTTCAGCTTGCGGCGGACTACTgtctcacctgctccgaagactctaGCGAGgcggattacgatcccactcgggagtgcttcatggtcgagctggcggatggGGCCATCGATGAAGCACCAAGTGACGACGGAAACGACGAGGAGCCCCCACTGGTGAACCAAGTGGTAGTGCCTGTCGCAAACCCGGCCGCTTCATCAAGTTCGGCGGCacggcaggcacagctggcgcaactcaaggagcttcaggccaagctcgacgaggagCGTCGGCAGACACAGGAACTGCATACCGCGCTCGAGCAGGAGTGCACTGCGCGCGGTGCACAAGCTCGGGCGGTGGGACGTGTCGCCCAGGAGcggatcctggccgacgacaacgtcgacaaccCGCTGGACCTGAAAAGGGCTGGCCAGAAACTTGTCACTGCGGCTTACCTACTtcaagccatgcccgagcccTCTACGCCCGCAGGTCGCAACCTGCGCAATGAGGCGCGAGCACTCATCTAGCAGGCTGCAGTACAGCAGgctgagagctctgcgtctcgcatgcatTCGGCAGCCTCGGCAAAGGCTGGTGGGGCTGCCTGGCAGGACCACGAGGcctcggtgcacactccaccggGAGGACGGGGtaaggcggccgcggcggacgaTGTGAaagcaccctcggtgcatgacCGCATCAAGAGGCTTCCTGCGAAGGAGCGCCTCCAAGATACGCGCGGGCGCACCGACGATGGCGACGCCCGCAATATCATTAACGGAAAGAAGTATGCCCCTCAATGGGGTGGGTGGAttgaccccgagcacgacaggggcgtatcaccggagcctccgggcacccgtgtgttcagccgggagattcgcaCCGCTCCCTTCCCCCCGCGCTTTCGtcaacccaccaccctcgtcaagtacacAGGGGAAATCGATCCCGcgctctggctcaacgactaccgcctggcatgccagctgggcggtgcgatGGATGATGCCGTGATCATCCGCAATCTTTCTCTGCACCTCGCGGACTCTACACGAACATGGCTCGAACACCTCCCTGCGAACCAGATTCACGACTGGGCCGACCtggtcaagatcttcgtgggcaacttccagggaaCCTACACGCGCCCTGGGAACGCATGAGATCTCCGAGGGTGCCGGCAGAAGCCCAACGAACCCTTGCGCGACTACatccggcgcttctccaagcagtgcaccgagctccccaacgTCACCAACGTCGAGGTCATTAATGCCTTCCTCGAAGGCACGATGTGCAGGAATCTGGTGCACGAACTCGCGCGAAGCCATCCCACCAGCACCAACGAGCTGTTCGATGCCGACACCAACTTCGCTTCTGGCGAGGAGGCTTtcggtgccatcttcgacggtaagacgagcaagcgcaaggaggacgcgcccgcagagggcagcaGCGGTAAGACGAagacccccgccaagaaacaaatacggggaaagaaaggaaagaagccggCCCCACCAAACCAGCGTGGACAGGGGCAGGCGAAGGACTCTGACGAGGCCATCGTCGCTTCCACGGATCACAAGGGTCCCCGAGGCCCCCCTCGGGGCAGTGGCGGCCTGTTcgatgacatgctcaagaagtcgtACCCTTACcccaagggctcggtcaaccacaccctcgagcagtttGAAATGCTCCGCAAATACTACAACCTAAGAAGAAGGATGGGGACGACAAGGGTGGTGACGACGGcttccccccggtggagaacacGTTCTTCATCTTCGGTGGGCCGAcggcgaacatgacctctcggcaacGCAAGCGCGAGTGCCAGGAAGTCTTCTTCGTCCAGAAGGCCacaccatcctacctcgactggtcagaGGACACCTTCTCcttcggccgcgaggaccaccccgactacgtcccgaaCCCGGGACAATATCCATTTGtcgtgggccccatcatcggcaacactcatTTCTCCATGGTACTCATGGACGGGggtagcagcctcaacatcatgtacgcccgtaccttggagctcatggggattggcttggacaagctccgccccagcaagtcgtcGTTCCACGGCGTTGCGccagggaagcgagtccaacccctcggccagatcgatctgctc
This genomic interval carries:
- the LOC120675738 gene encoding ABC transporter D family member 2, chloroplastic-like isoform X1, which codes for MQQLSTPICYCFLSTKPPQLPALALLLRPSPRFASASAYGPGSAARRLGPPPPPSVASAMRRRGRRRVAPSPAAATDGREAAAPGSQEKRAGTDLKTLATRFWKVAAPYWWSEDKTQARLRLAAVFALTLGTTGISVGFNFLGRDFYNALADKDQEKFTQQLLYYLGAFAGGIPFFVLRDYAKETLSLRWRSWMTSYYMKRYFNNRTFYKIQSQSIIDNPDQRINDDLSAFTGTALAFSLTFFNAAVDLVSFSNILYGIYPPLFVVLVVYSLGGTAISVFLGKNLVNLNFMQEKKEADFRYGLVRVRENAESIAFYGGEENELQLLLDRFRRAFDNLSELLIASRNLEFFTNGYRYLIQILPAAVVAPMYFSGKIEFGVINQSVSAFNHILSDFSLIVFQFQSISAFSAVIDRLGEFDDLLDGNASSLSSQSDSVDGINIIFKSSRSSVSFNGSLTQSDPCMVLEIRNLTLITPRSGNVLITDLTLELKDKDHLLVMGPSGSGKTSLLRALAGLWTSGNGDIIYHVRGSMQLQNSNVSSDEPYDMKLEGEEVLQNSKQRRDNGIFFVPQRPYMVLGTLRQQLLYPTWSEDVHHSPNNDAESTDPLPFLSEVSTSDGVGAKPEMPSTAELIRVLEAVKLGYILPRFNGLDCMHDWASVLSLGEQQRLAFARLLLAKPTLVLLDESTSALDETNEAHLYSQIEAAGITYISIGHRKTLLKFHNKALYITKCESTHSDLRNWELKTTTQISVEDSSPFSS
- the LOC120675738 gene encoding ABC transporter D family member 2, chloroplastic-like isoform X2: MPLLDQEKFTQQLLYYLGAFAGGIPFFVLRDYAKETLSLRWRSWMTSYYMKRYFNNRTFYKIQSQSIIDNPDQRINDDLSAFTGTALAFSLTFFNAAVDLVSFSNILYGIYPPLFVVLVVYSLGGTAISVFLGKNLVNLNFMQEKKEADFRYGLVRVRENAESIAFYGGEENELQLLLDRFRRAFDNLSELLIASRNLEFFTNGYRYLIQILPAAVVAPMYFSGKIEFGVINQSVSAFNHILSDFSLIVFQFQSISAFSAVIDRLGEFDDLLDGNASSLSSQSDSVDGINIIFKSSRSSVSFNGSLTQSDPCMVLEIRNLTLITPRSGNVLITDLTLELKDKDHLLVMGPSGSGKTSLLRALAGLWTSGNGDIIYHVRGSMQLQNSNVSSDEPYDMKLEGEEVLQNSKQRRDNGIFFVPQRPYMVLGTLRQQLLYPTWSEDVHHSPNNDAESTDPLPFLSEVSTSDGVGAKPEMPSTAELIRVLEAVKLGYILPRFNGLDCMHDWASVLSLGEQQRLAFARLLLAKPTLVLLDESTSALDETNEAHLYSQIEAAGITYISIGHRKTLLKFHNKALYITKCESTHSDLRNWELKTTTQISVEDSSPFSS